A window of Nicotiana tabacum cultivar K326 chromosome 24, ASM71507v2, whole genome shotgun sequence contains these coding sequences:
- the LOC107760122 gene encoding protein trichome birefringence-like 3 isoform X3, which translates to MFHHSVALTFIPPITLPCFILQLSFSLLLHCELVHIHPFNMGWTKSAKRKLSFPIITAIICTLTFIFLLYTERISTISYGSILRFKPCPKRNSADDRELQSDQLDNPTDESLDFDPDECSVTHGKWVFNTSIKPLYSDMTCPFIDKQYSCIKNGRNDSDYRYWEWQPDDCMLPSFVKLSIFRFDPEIALRKLRGKRLMFAGDSLQRNQWESFVCLIESVIPKGKKSMKRGRVHSVFKAKEYDATIEFYWAPFLVESNTDIPIKSDPKQRIIKVDSIAQRAKHWLGADILVFNTYVWWMSGLKTKALNKEWGNINGIRCYNETRPVMKKGHWGTGSNKEMMNVVANVMGRMKVPVTVLNITQLSEYRIDAHTSIYGELRGKLLTAEQRANPLHFADCIHWCLPGVPDTWNQLLFAYL; encoded by the exons ATGTTTCATCATTCTGTTGCACTTACATTTATCCCTCCAATCACTTTGCCTTGCTTCATTTTGCAGTTAAGCTTTTCTCTGCTTCTCCATTGTGAATTAGTGCATATCCATCCTTTCAACATGGGATGGACAAAATCTGCCAAAAGAAAACTCTCTTTTCCCATAATCACAGCCATTATCTGTACTTTAACCTTCATTTTTCTGTTGTACACTGAGAGGATTAGTACTATTTCTTATGGCTCTATTTTGAGGTTTAAGCCTTGTCCCAAAAGAAATTCTGCAG ATGATAGAGAATTGCAGAGCGATCAACTAGACAATCCAACAGACGAGAGTCTTGATTTTGATCCTGATGAATGCAGTGTCACACATGGGAAATGGGTTTTTAATACTTCAATTAAGCCATTGTATTCAGACATGACTTGTCCTTTTATTGATAAACAATATTCTTGTATTAAGAATGGCCGAAACGATTCAGATTATCGATACTGGGAATGGCAGCCTGATGACTGCATGTTGCCAAG TTTTGTGAAATTATCAATATTCAGGTTTGATCCTGAGATTGCCCTCAGAAAGCTTCGAGGAAAGAGACTAATGTTTGCAGGGGATTCACTACAGAGAAATCAATGGGAGTCTTTTGTGTGTTTGATTGAATCTGTAATCCCAAAAGGCAAGAAATCCATGAAACGTGGCCGCGTTCACTCTGTATTCAAAGCTAAG GAATATGATGCTACAATTGAGTTCTATTGGGCTCCATTCTTGGTCGAGTCTAACACAGATATTCCTATCAAAAGTGATCCAAAGCAGAGAATAATTAAAGTGGACTCAATTGCCCAACGTGCCAAGCATTGGTTAGGAGCAGACATCCTTGTTTTCAATACTTATGTTTGGTGGATGAGCGGACTCAAGACCAAGGCACT AAACAAAGAATGGGGGAACATAAATGGGATCAGGTGCTACAATGAGACAAGACCAGTAATGAAGAAGGGACACTGGGGAACTGGTTCAAACAAAGAGATGATGAATGTTGTGGCCAATGTCATGGGAAGAATGAAAGTTCCTGTTACTGTTTTGAATATCACACAATTATCTGAGTATAGAATTGATGCACATACATCAATATATGGTGAATTGCGAGGCAAATTGTTAACAGCTGAGCAAAGAGCTAATCCTTTACATTTTGCGGATTGCATACATTGGTGTTTGCCTGGAGTTCCTGATACTTGGAATCAGTTACTTTTTGCATATTTGTAG
- the LOC107760122 gene encoding protein trichome birefringence-like 3 isoform X2 yields the protein MFHHSVALTFIPPITLPCFILQLSFSLLLHCELVHIHPFNMGWTKSAKRKLSFPIITAIICTLTFIFLLYTERISTISYGSILRFKPCPKRNSADDRELQSDQLDNPTDESLDFDPDECSVTHGKWVFNTSIKPLYSDMTCPFIDKQYSCIKNGRNDSDYRYWEWQPDDCMLPRFDPEIALRKLRGKRLMFAGDSLQRNQWESFVCLIESVIPKGKKSMKRGRVHSVFKAKEYDATIEFYWAPFLVESNTDIPIKSDPKQRIIKVDSIAQRAKHWLGADILVFNTYVWWMSGLKTKALWGEFENGEEGYEELDTTVSYRVALRTWANWIDSTVDPKKTRVFFTTMSPSHQKNKEWGNINGIRCYNETRPVMKKGHWGTGSNKEMMNVVANVMGRMKVPVTVLNITQLSEYRIDAHTSIYGELRGKLLTAEQRANPLHFADCIHWCLPGVPDTWNQLLFAYL from the exons ATGTTTCATCATTCTGTTGCACTTACATTTATCCCTCCAATCACTTTGCCTTGCTTCATTTTGCAGTTAAGCTTTTCTCTGCTTCTCCATTGTGAATTAGTGCATATCCATCCTTTCAACATGGGATGGACAAAATCTGCCAAAAGAAAACTCTCTTTTCCCATAATCACAGCCATTATCTGTACTTTAACCTTCATTTTTCTGTTGTACACTGAGAGGATTAGTACTATTTCTTATGGCTCTATTTTGAGGTTTAAGCCTTGTCCCAAAAGAAATTCTGCAG ATGATAGAGAATTGCAGAGCGATCAACTAGACAATCCAACAGACGAGAGTCTTGATTTTGATCCTGATGAATGCAGTGTCACACATGGGAAATGGGTTTTTAATACTTCAATTAAGCCATTGTATTCAGACATGACTTGTCCTTTTATTGATAAACAATATTCTTGTATTAAGAATGGCCGAAACGATTCAGATTATCGATACTGGGAATGGCAGCCTGATGACTGCATGTTGCCAAG GTTTGATCCTGAGATTGCCCTCAGAAAGCTTCGAGGAAAGAGACTAATGTTTGCAGGGGATTCACTACAGAGAAATCAATGGGAGTCTTTTGTGTGTTTGATTGAATCTGTAATCCCAAAAGGCAAGAAATCCATGAAACGTGGCCGCGTTCACTCTGTATTCAAAGCTAAG GAATATGATGCTACAATTGAGTTCTATTGGGCTCCATTCTTGGTCGAGTCTAACACAGATATTCCTATCAAAAGTGATCCAAAGCAGAGAATAATTAAAGTGGACTCAATTGCCCAACGTGCCAAGCATTGGTTAGGAGCAGACATCCTTGTTTTCAATACTTATGTTTGGTGGATGAGCGGACTCAAGACCAAGGCACT ATGGGGCGAATTCGAAAATGGAGAAGAAGGTTATGAAGAATTAGATACAACAGTTTCTTATAGAGTAGCATTAAGAACATGGGCAAATTGGATTGATTCAACAGTTGATCCTAAAAAAACACGAGTCTTTTTCACTACTATGTCTCCTTCACACCAAAA AAACAAAGAATGGGGGAACATAAATGGGATCAGGTGCTACAATGAGACAAGACCAGTAATGAAGAAGGGACACTGGGGAACTGGTTCAAACAAAGAGATGATGAATGTTGTGGCCAATGTCATGGGAAGAATGAAAGTTCCTGTTACTGTTTTGAATATCACACAATTATCTGAGTATAGAATTGATGCACATACATCAATATATGGTGAATTGCGAGGCAAATTGTTAACAGCTGAGCAAAGAGCTAATCCTTTACATTTTGCGGATTGCATACATTGGTGTTTGCCTGGAGTTCCTGATACTTGGAATCAGTTACTTTTTGCATATTTGTAG
- the LOC107760122 gene encoding protein trichome birefringence-like 3 isoform X1: MFHHSVALTFIPPITLPCFILQLSFSLLLHCELVHIHPFNMGWTKSAKRKLSFPIITAIICTLTFIFLLYTERISTISYGSILRFKPCPKRNSADDRELQSDQLDNPTDESLDFDPDECSVTHGKWVFNTSIKPLYSDMTCPFIDKQYSCIKNGRNDSDYRYWEWQPDDCMLPSFVKLSIFRFDPEIALRKLRGKRLMFAGDSLQRNQWESFVCLIESVIPKGKKSMKRGRVHSVFKAKEYDATIEFYWAPFLVESNTDIPIKSDPKQRIIKVDSIAQRAKHWLGADILVFNTYVWWMSGLKTKALWGEFENGEEGYEELDTTVSYRVALRTWANWIDSTVDPKKTRVFFTTMSPSHQKNKEWGNINGIRCYNETRPVMKKGHWGTGSNKEMMNVVANVMGRMKVPVTVLNITQLSEYRIDAHTSIYGELRGKLLTAEQRANPLHFADCIHWCLPGVPDTWNQLLFAYL, from the exons ATGTTTCATCATTCTGTTGCACTTACATTTATCCCTCCAATCACTTTGCCTTGCTTCATTTTGCAGTTAAGCTTTTCTCTGCTTCTCCATTGTGAATTAGTGCATATCCATCCTTTCAACATGGGATGGACAAAATCTGCCAAAAGAAAACTCTCTTTTCCCATAATCACAGCCATTATCTGTACTTTAACCTTCATTTTTCTGTTGTACACTGAGAGGATTAGTACTATTTCTTATGGCTCTATTTTGAGGTTTAAGCCTTGTCCCAAAAGAAATTCTGCAG ATGATAGAGAATTGCAGAGCGATCAACTAGACAATCCAACAGACGAGAGTCTTGATTTTGATCCTGATGAATGCAGTGTCACACATGGGAAATGGGTTTTTAATACTTCAATTAAGCCATTGTATTCAGACATGACTTGTCCTTTTATTGATAAACAATATTCTTGTATTAAGAATGGCCGAAACGATTCAGATTATCGATACTGGGAATGGCAGCCTGATGACTGCATGTTGCCAAG TTTTGTGAAATTATCAATATTCAGGTTTGATCCTGAGATTGCCCTCAGAAAGCTTCGAGGAAAGAGACTAATGTTTGCAGGGGATTCACTACAGAGAAATCAATGGGAGTCTTTTGTGTGTTTGATTGAATCTGTAATCCCAAAAGGCAAGAAATCCATGAAACGTGGCCGCGTTCACTCTGTATTCAAAGCTAAG GAATATGATGCTACAATTGAGTTCTATTGGGCTCCATTCTTGGTCGAGTCTAACACAGATATTCCTATCAAAAGTGATCCAAAGCAGAGAATAATTAAAGTGGACTCAATTGCCCAACGTGCCAAGCATTGGTTAGGAGCAGACATCCTTGTTTTCAATACTTATGTTTGGTGGATGAGCGGACTCAAGACCAAGGCACT ATGGGGCGAATTCGAAAATGGAGAAGAAGGTTATGAAGAATTAGATACAACAGTTTCTTATAGAGTAGCATTAAGAACATGGGCAAATTGGATTGATTCAACAGTTGATCCTAAAAAAACACGAGTCTTTTTCACTACTATGTCTCCTTCACACCAAAA AAACAAAGAATGGGGGAACATAAATGGGATCAGGTGCTACAATGAGACAAGACCAGTAATGAAGAAGGGACACTGGGGAACTGGTTCAAACAAAGAGATGATGAATGTTGTGGCCAATGTCATGGGAAGAATGAAAGTTCCTGTTACTGTTTTGAATATCACACAATTATCTGAGTATAGAATTGATGCACATACATCAATATATGGTGAATTGCGAGGCAAATTGTTAACAGCTGAGCAAAGAGCTAATCCTTTACATTTTGCGGATTGCATACATTGGTGTTTGCCTGGAGTTCCTGATACTTGGAATCAGTTACTTTTTGCATATTTGTAG
- the LOC107760129 gene encoding non-specific lipid-transfer protein 2-like, whose protein sequence is MEMVGKIACFVLLCMVVVAPHAEALSCGQVQSGLALCLPYLQSRGPLGRCCGGVKGVLGAARTPADRKTACTCLKSAAYAIKGINMGKAAGLPSACGVNIPYKISPSTDCSRVQ, encoded by the exons ATGGAAATGGTTGGCAAGATTGCGTGCTTTGTGTTACTTTGCATGGTGGTGGTTGCACCCCATGCAGAGGCACTGAGCTGCGGCCAGGTTCAGTCTGGCCTGGCTCTTTGCCTCCCTTATCTGCAGAGTCGCGGCCCTCTAGGGAGGTGTTGTGGCGGCGTTAAAGGTGTGTTGGGTGCTGCCCGGACCCCAGCTGACCGCAAGACTGCATGCACTTGCCTGAAATCAGCTGCTTATGCTATTAAGGGTATTAATATGGGCAAAGCCGCTGGACTTCCTAGTGCTTGTGGCGTTAACATTCCCTACAAGATCAGTCCCTCTACTGACTGCTCCAG GGTCCAGTGA